Proteins encoded by one window of Teretinema zuelzerae:
- a CDS encoding AI-2E family transporter: protein MAQRKQIQALSFIALLGIMLILLGRVLLPYLTVLLWSAVTYILISPLYNRLLGLVSQKARFFEIYRRFLAGVFALGTVLMMSGIAVFLGFQLVGQIRVFIDQARTFINENPHFFRNDGLGANISAMVLDISMGSIDLSNLDIKSEMLAFLSSYSNSIAAFTGSVAKNLTNFVVSLCFICFALYFFYLDAHYLANLFISAIPIDSKSTKQLLNKFRDVTKNLFMGFFMVAFYQAIAAFVIFSIFKIQGALLFSFLILFSSFVPMVGCALIWAPLTVTVFLSQGLGIAIAFAVFCSFFISFMDNFLRPLFLKDRIKIHPLLIFFSILGGLNVFGFNGILLGPLVIILFFTIVDIALEEDTLIHQG from the coding sequence ATGGCACAACGAAAACAAATACAGGCTCTTTCCTTCATCGCGTTATTGGGCATCATGCTTATTCTGCTCGGCAGGGTGTTGCTGCCGTATTTGACGGTGCTTCTATGGTCCGCGGTGACGTATATTCTCATAAGTCCGCTGTACAACCGGCTTCTTGGGCTGGTATCGCAGAAAGCGCGCTTTTTTGAAATATACAGAAGGTTTCTCGCGGGCGTTTTCGCCCTTGGAACCGTTTTGATGATGTCCGGAATAGCGGTTTTTTTAGGGTTCCAGCTGGTAGGACAGATTCGCGTATTCATCGATCAGGCGAGAACCTTCATTAATGAGAATCCTCATTTTTTCAGGAACGACGGGTTGGGCGCTAATATTTCCGCGATGGTGCTTGATATTTCCATGGGCTCCATCGATCTCTCCAATCTCGACATAAAGTCCGAAATGCTTGCCTTCTTGTCGTCATACTCAAATTCAATAGCGGCCTTCACCGGAAGCGTCGCAAAAAATCTGACCAATTTTGTTGTCTCGCTGTGCTTTATCTGTTTCGCCCTGTATTTCTTCTATCTGGACGCGCATTATCTCGCTAACCTGTTCATTTCCGCCATTCCCATCGATTCGAAGAGCACCAAACAGCTCCTGAATAAATTCCGGGACGTTACGAAGAATCTGTTCATGGGATTTTTCATGGTGGCGTTTTACCAGGCGATAGCGGCCTTCGTCATATTCTCGATTTTCAAAATCCAGGGAGCTCTTCTCTTTTCGTTTCTCATTCTGTTCAGTTCGTTCGTGCCGATGGTCGGCTGCGCGCTGATCTGGGCTCCCTTGACGGTAACCGTCTTCCTGAGCCAGGGTCTCGGAATCGCGATAGCGTTCGCTGTTTTCTGTTCTTTTTTCATCAGCTTCATGGACAACTTTTTGCGGCCCTTGTTCTTGAAGGACCGGATAAAAATTCATCCGCTATTGATTTTCTTTTCGATTTTGGGCGGCTTGAACGTGTTCGGGTTTAACGGAATCCTGCTGGGCCCGCTCGTCATCATCCTGTTTTTTACGATCGTCGATATAGCGCTCGAGGAAGATACGCTGATTCATCAGGGCTGA
- a CDS encoding hemolysin family protein — protein MNEILASVVPLILLLAASAFFSGSEAACSSLTKLQLRRLRKQKDPASKSLSALMSDVQRLLTAILIGNNLVNNWAASLATAFAISLLGESGIGAATALMTVLIIIFGEISPKTVASKHPLKIASAIAPALLVLEKILFPFIFFFTKINGLFLAAISFFFPQNAHRITEDELKTVMDLGRRDGVLEEKEHKLLHKAWEFTDLRIREILIPRTSIAAVNENCTVSEARTAFRAQSFSRMPVYSGSLDNVVGLLHYRDILIPGQDDSKKTIESLIKPIHFVSEMQTASKLLEEFRAHGQHLAVVLDEHGATAGLVTRRDAISAVFGGIHDEYDLSNAQSKKEIQIVDSRYVRAPGEARLEEINTVLGVEWDSEFYETVGGFVLELAGRLPSIGERFHHENAWFIVEDKIGRKISRIGILLDSKE, from the coding sequence ATGAACGAAATCCTGGCAAGCGTCGTCCCGCTGATTCTGCTTCTCGCGGCTTCCGCGTTCTTCTCCGGATCCGAAGCGGCCTGCTCGTCTCTCACCAAGCTCCAGCTCAGGCGGCTGAGAAAACAAAAGGACCCTGCCTCTAAATCGCTGAGCGCCCTCATGTCCGACGTCCAACGCCTGCTCACCGCCATACTCATCGGAAACAATCTGGTGAACAACTGGGCAGCAAGCCTCGCGACGGCCTTTGCCATATCGCTGCTGGGGGAAAGCGGGATCGGAGCCGCCACGGCGCTGATGACCGTGCTCATCATTATTTTCGGTGAAATCAGCCCAAAAACCGTCGCGTCGAAGCATCCGCTTAAAATCGCTTCTGCGATCGCCCCGGCCCTGCTGGTTTTAGAGAAAATACTGTTTCCCTTCATATTCTTTTTCACGAAAATCAACGGACTGTTCCTTGCGGCGATCTCGTTTTTCTTCCCGCAAAACGCCCACCGCATTACCGAGGACGAGCTGAAAACCGTCATGGATCTCGGCAGGCGCGACGGCGTGCTGGAGGAGAAAGAGCACAAGCTTCTGCACAAGGCCTGGGAATTCACCGATCTGCGGATCAGGGAAATCTTGATTCCCCGAACGTCCATCGCCGCCGTGAACGAAAACTGCACCGTATCGGAAGCCCGGACCGCCTTCAGAGCCCAGAGTTTCTCGAGAATGCCGGTATACTCGGGCTCCCTCGACAACGTCGTCGGACTCCTCCATTACCGGGATATCCTCATTCCCGGGCAGGACGACTCGAAAAAAACGATAGAAAGCCTCATAAAACCCATTCATTTCGTATCCGAAATGCAGACGGCGTCAAAGCTTCTCGAGGAATTCCGCGCCCATGGACAGCATCTGGCGGTCGTTCTCGACGAGCACGGAGCGACGGCGGGCCTGGTGACCCGCAGGGACGCGATTTCGGCGGTTTTCGGCGGAATCCACGACGAATACGACCTTTCAAACGCCCAATCGAAAAAAGAAATACAGATTGTAGACTCCCGCTACGTACGGGCGCCTGGTGAAGCCCGCCTCGAGGAGATCAATACGGTGCTCGGAGTCGAATGGGACTCCGAATTTTATGAAACCGTCGGGGGCTTCGTCCTGGAATTGGCCGGAAGGCTGCCTTCGATCGGGGAGCGATTCCACCACGAGAACGCGTGGTTCATCGTCGAAGATAAAATCGGAAGAAAGATTTCCAGAATAGGTATATTATTGGACAGCAAGGAGTAA
- a CDS encoding GH36-type glycosyl hydrolase domain-containing protein has protein sequence MAYGFFDDPRREYVITNPRTPVKWINYVGNLSFGGFIDHTGGSQLCKGDPALNRITKYIPQLPASDFKGETAYIRVRKPGEPASSAKIDSPYWVPCLGTYEKFECRIGMYYTQWKTRIAGLDFDVLAFVPLGSTQLVRRYTVTNPGTEAVQADLVPVVEFSHFDALKQLTNADWVPQTMQSAALTVKNGRTAIAAYAFMKRDYAVNVFTASLPAESWETDRKRFLGDNEYGTWREPLSLKNEKLSSKDSVRGDIIAALQIPLGTIAPGASATVITGLTQAPSLSKAADHANSFMTNEEIDAAFRDLSAFWDDYLSIFKIETPDPAFNSMLNIHNPRQCYTTKTWSRYLSLYQLGYGSDRGIGFRDSTQDCMGVIPQIPAEARELMEKLMSVQSTDGSAYHQFNPLTMIAGRGDSMEYEDRPHWYSDDALWMVLAVSAYLKETGDYAFLQKTIPFYEKDKAEKPLESGTVLEHLLRAVAFTHDHTGAHGLPLLGFADWNDTVNLPAGAESLFTAHLYGWALREFAELADWLKDSGLSAKLRSWYDEMNKSVNASAWDGDWYVRYFDDKGSPVGSAKNEYGKLWLNGQSWAVLSGFGQGAGQDAAGDGKTPSRGKIAMEAVKKHLATDKGIKLSWPGYNGFDPQKGGVTTYPPGAKENGGIFLHPNPWAIIAETILGDGDQAFAYYQNVNPAAKNDSMDEYECEPYCYAQNILSNEHPNFGLGRNSWLSGTSSWMYQSSTKYILGIQPEHEGLRINPCIPKQWNGFKAERRCRGVVYKISVHNPDGRSKGVRKMLVDGKEARGNLVPWFASGEHTIDVTL, from the coding sequence ATGGCGTATGGATTTTTCGACGACCCGCGCAGGGAATATGTGATAACGAACCCCCGGACACCGGTGAAATGGATAAACTACGTGGGGAATCTTTCGTTCGGCGGCTTCATAGACCACACAGGCGGTTCGCAGCTCTGCAAGGGCGACCCGGCCCTCAACCGCATAACAAAATACATCCCCCAGCTTCCCGCCTCCGATTTCAAGGGCGAAACCGCCTACATCAGGGTTCGGAAACCCGGCGAGCCGGCCTCTTCCGCCAAGATCGACTCTCCCTACTGGGTACCCTGCCTGGGAACATACGAAAAATTCGAGTGCAGGATCGGCATGTACTACACGCAGTGGAAAACCCGGATAGCCGGCCTCGACTTCGACGTTCTCGCCTTCGTTCCGCTCGGCTCGACCCAGCTGGTACGCAGATATACGGTCACAAATCCCGGAACAGAAGCCGTCCAGGCAGACCTGGTGCCGGTCGTCGAGTTTTCGCATTTCGACGCGCTCAAACAGCTCACAAACGCCGACTGGGTGCCCCAGACCATGCAGTCGGCAGCTCTCACTGTGAAGAACGGACGCACCGCGATCGCGGCCTACGCCTTCATGAAGCGCGACTACGCCGTGAACGTATTTACCGCGAGCCTGCCCGCCGAATCCTGGGAAACCGACAGAAAACGCTTCCTCGGCGATAATGAATACGGCACCTGGAGGGAACCCCTCTCGCTCAAAAACGAGAAGCTCTCGTCCAAGGATTCTGTCCGCGGCGACATCATCGCGGCCCTGCAGATACCGCTGGGAACGATCGCCCCCGGCGCCTCTGCTACGGTCATAACGGGACTCACCCAGGCGCCCTCGCTCTCCAAAGCGGCGGATCACGCGAATTCCTTCATGACGAACGAGGAAATAGACGCGGCTTTCCGCGATCTTTCGGCGTTCTGGGACGATTATCTTTCCATTTTCAAGATTGAAACTCCGGACCCCGCGTTCAACTCGATGCTCAACATCCATAACCCCCGCCAGTGCTACACCACGAAAACCTGGTCGCGTTACCTCTCCCTGTATCAGCTGGGATACGGCTCCGACCGCGGCATCGGCTTCAGGGACTCGACCCAGGACTGCATGGGCGTCATTCCCCAGATTCCGGCCGAAGCACGCGAGCTCATGGAAAAGCTGATGTCCGTCCAGAGCACTGACGGCTCGGCCTATCACCAGTTCAACCCCCTGACCATGATCGCCGGCCGCGGAGACTCTATGGAGTATGAAGACCGGCCGCACTGGTATTCGGACGACGCGCTGTGGATGGTGCTCGCGGTTTCCGCCTATCTCAAGGAAACCGGGGACTACGCCTTCCTGCAGAAAACCATCCCCTTCTACGAAAAAGACAAAGCCGAAAAACCGCTTGAATCAGGAACCGTTCTCGAACACCTGCTCCGCGCGGTCGCTTTCACTCACGATCATACCGGAGCCCACGGGCTCCCGCTGCTCGGCTTCGCGGACTGGAACGACACGGTCAATCTCCCCGCGGGCGCCGAAAGCCTCTTCACGGCACACCTGTACGGCTGGGCGCTCCGCGAATTCGCCGAACTCGCCGACTGGCTCAAGGATTCAGGGCTCTCGGCAAAGCTCCGCTCCTGGTACGATGAAATGAATAAAAGCGTGAACGCCTCTGCCTGGGACGGCGACTGGTATGTCCGCTACTTCGACGACAAGGGATCGCCGGTCGGCTCGGCAAAGAACGAATACGGCAAACTGTGGCTGAACGGCCAATCCTGGGCGGTGCTCTCGGGCTTCGGTCAGGGCGCCGGACAGGACGCCGCGGGAGACGGGAAAACCCCGAGCCGCGGAAAAATCGCGATGGAAGCCGTCAAAAAGCACCTGGCGACTGACAAGGGAATCAAGCTTTCCTGGCCGGGGTACAACGGCTTCGATCCCCAAAAGGGAGGAGTCACCACCTATCCGCCGGGAGCGAAGGAAAACGGAGGCATCTTCCTCCACCCGAATCCCTGGGCGATCATCGCGGAAACGATCCTCGGAGACGGCGACCAGGCCTTCGCCTACTATCAAAACGTCAATCCGGCCGCGAAAAACGATTCCATGGACGAATACGAGTGCGAGCCCTACTGCTACGCGCAGAACATCCTCTCCAACGAACACCCGAATTTCGGACTGGGCAGAAACTCCTGGCTATCCGGCACCTCGAGCTGGATGTATCAATCCTCCACCAAATACATCCTCGGCATCCAGCCCGAACACGAAGGATTGCGCATCAATCCCTGCATCCCGAAACAGTGGAACGGCTTCAAGGCGGAGCGCCGCTGCAGGGGTGTCGTCTACAAGATTTCAGTGCATAATCCCGATGGTCGCTCGAAGGGCGTGCGCAAGATGCTCGTGGACGGCAAGGAAGCCCGGGGCAACCTGGTTCCCTGGTTCGCCTCGGGCGAACACACGATCGATGTAACCTTGTAA
- a CDS encoding hemolysin family protein translates to MEPSEPPSYLVYLVLLAGLTLLSMFFSASESAFLSASKLRIRYLAEKGVKAAIRLEKLNETRTILLGIILVGNNIVNIGTSALITAIALPLFGSSGIGIAVGVSTVLLLVFGEIFPKSVALLHPERIALRFSLPLSVLVFIARPLVVFSRAMGKAASRLTGIAAKSKKATVTEEDIRTMIEVGEEEGLIESDKRSMMHKILRYTDLTAREIMVPRTEITMVPVSASLENIQSLITDSPYSRFPVYGKDIDDIKGILYVKDLLFSEGQTRENFTITDKLRPAVFAFESWKLSELQNIFRARNTTLAVIIDEYGGVAGMVTAEDLAEEIFGNLERNAQETASAGVADSSDAAENPARPFHVDGTERLDTLSERLGFVLSSSQFDTLAGFILERVDEIPEPGTTIEVQGFLFTVAGRTGNRITSVLITPQEAAR, encoded by the coding sequence ATGGAACCTTCTGAACCGCCCTCTTATCTCGTCTATCTGGTCCTCCTCGCGGGACTCACTCTGTTATCCATGTTCTTTTCCGCTTCCGAAAGCGCCTTCCTATCCGCAAGCAAGCTCCGCATCAGATATCTGGCCGAAAAAGGCGTAAAAGCCGCGATCCGTCTGGAAAAACTGAACGAAACGAGAACCATTCTCCTCGGCATCATTTTAGTCGGAAACAATATCGTAAACATCGGAACCTCCGCCCTCATTACCGCGATCGCCCTCCCCCTCTTCGGTTCCTCCGGCATCGGCATCGCGGTCGGCGTCTCGACTGTGCTTCTTCTGGTCTTCGGCGAAATATTTCCGAAATCGGTCGCCCTCCTGCACCCGGAACGAATCGCGCTGCGCTTTTCTCTGCCCTTAAGCGTTCTGGTCTTCATCGCTCGGCCGCTCGTCGTCTTTTCGCGGGCCATGGGAAAGGCGGCCAGCCGTCTTACGGGAATCGCGGCGAAATCCAAAAAAGCGACTGTTACCGAAGAAGACATTCGGACAATGATAGAAGTCGGCGAAGAAGAAGGCCTCATCGAATCGGACAAGCGGAGCATGATGCATAAAATTCTCAGGTATACGGACCTGACGGCCCGGGAAATCATGGTGCCCCGGACTGAAATCACGATGGTTCCTGTTTCCGCTTCCCTGGAGAACATTCAAAGCCTTATCACCGATTCCCCCTACTCGCGCTTTCCGGTCTACGGAAAAGACATCGACGACATCAAAGGCATCCTCTACGTGAAGGATCTCCTGTTCAGCGAGGGCCAGACGCGCGAAAACTTCACCATCACCGACAAGCTCAGGCCTGCCGTTTTCGCCTTCGAATCCTGGAAGCTCTCGGAGCTTCAAAATATTTTCCGCGCCCGGAACACCACCCTCGCGGTAATAATCGACGAATACGGCGGAGTCGCCGGCATGGTGACCGCGGAAGACCTCGCGGAGGAAATTTTCGGAAACCTCGAACGCAACGCGCAGGAGACTGCGTCCGCCGGCGTCGCGGACTCCTCCGATGCAGCGGAAAATCCTGCCCGACCCTTCCATGTAGACGGAACCGAGCGGCTGGACACCTTGAGCGAACGGCTCGGCTTCGTTCTTTCAAGCTCGCAGTTCGACACCCTTGCCGGCTTCATCCTCGAACGAGTCGATGAAATTCCCGAGCCCGGAACCACAATCGAGGTTCAGGGCTTCCTTTTCACCGTCGCGGGAAGAACCGGGAACCGCATAACCTCGGTTCTCATAACGCCGCAGGAGGCCGCGCGATGA
- a CDS encoding CASTOR/POLLUX-related putative ion channel yields the protein MFKKQTADKDRFLILGRSESMTVIAEELARSSAVQRSEIVLASRFDPGESVKSHFPVPPAYIQGNPAETAFLETLKPASASRILVNLTGAPDGDLQALRIATALQTVLASAKDGPDILILVDSPEYRAKIQTLVVPKMKVFCPIEAFPAIAAQSCRQDRLSLIFDELFSYHGNEIYRIPGKPMKGLSWTQVLRAFANACPVGLAQNGRLSINPKQSAVIEEDDELYVLAGNPDDIQIAQPILPAPDNRDISPDSIETTHPQNFLFLGWNPLCPSILADLAHYAPKGSAVRIVCADNPGFNQSESPKISIQWTEGDPRDKAVIAAADLENWENIVIPGSAFPASSEQMEILHTLAGLMAGPGLRNHITTLTGTPAPEYYPEDRILSTDILYKLAVQLLIQPDLFDVFRELIQPIGTEIYLKPAENYVTIDRPVDFYTILESARRKNETAIGYFLEENRKIALNPVKTEKISFYHYDKIIVLSDEH from the coding sequence GTGTTCAAGAAACAAACCGCCGACAAAGACCGCTTCTTAATCCTCGGCCGCTCGGAATCGATGACGGTGATCGCGGAAGAACTCGCCCGATCCTCCGCGGTTCAACGCTCTGAAATCGTTCTGGCCTCCCGATTCGATCCGGGCGAATCCGTCAAATCGCATTTCCCTGTTCCTCCTGCCTACATCCAGGGAAATCCGGCGGAAACAGCCTTTCTTGAAACTCTGAAACCGGCTTCCGCCAGCCGGATCCTCGTCAACCTCACCGGCGCGCCGGACGGAGACTTGCAGGCCCTGAGAATCGCGACCGCGCTGCAAACTGTGCTTGCGTCCGCGAAAGACGGCCCGGACATTCTGATTCTCGTAGATTCGCCGGAATACCGCGCCAAGATCCAGACTCTTGTTGTTCCAAAAATGAAGGTCTTTTGCCCGATAGAAGCATTCCCTGCCATAGCGGCCCAATCTTGCCGCCAGGATCGCCTTTCGCTCATCTTCGACGAGCTTTTTTCCTATCACGGAAATGAAATCTACCGCATCCCGGGAAAACCGATGAAAGGCCTCTCGTGGACCCAGGTGCTCAGGGCCTTTGCGAACGCCTGCCCGGTCGGGCTTGCGCAGAACGGCAGGCTGTCCATCAACCCAAAGCAAAGCGCAGTAATCGAGGAAGACGACGAACTCTACGTCCTCGCCGGAAATCCGGACGATATACAGATTGCCCAGCCGATCCTGCCCGCGCCGGACAACCGAGACATATCTCCCGATTCCATCGAAACCACGCATCCCCAGAATTTCCTGTTTCTCGGATGGAATCCTCTCTGCCCGTCCATTCTGGCGGATCTCGCCCATTATGCCCCGAAGGGTTCGGCCGTACGCATCGTGTGCGCGGATAATCCGGGCTTCAATCAATCGGAATCGCCGAAGATCTCTATCCAATGGACGGAGGGCGATCCTCGCGACAAGGCTGTCATAGCAGCGGCTGATCTTGAGAATTGGGAAAACATCGTCATACCCGGATCGGCCTTCCCCGCTTCAAGCGAACAGATGGAAATTCTGCACACGCTGGCAGGCCTCATGGCGGGACCGGGACTCAGAAACCACATAACGACTCTTACCGGAACTCCGGCACCGGAGTATTATCCTGAAGATCGAATCCTTTCTACCGATATTCTCTATAAGCTTGCGGTGCAGCTTTTAATCCAGCCGGACCTCTTCGACGTATTCAGGGAGCTCATCCAGCCGATAGGTACGGAAATTTATCTCAAACCGGCGGAGAATTACGTTACTATCGATCGGCCGGTGGACTTTTATACTATACTTGAATCTGCGCGCCGGAAAAATGAAACAGCCATCGGATATTTTCTCGAGGAAAACAGGAAAATAGCCTTGAATCCGGTTAAAACGGAGAAAATAAGCTTCTATCATTACGATAAGATAATCGTCCTTTCGGACGAACACTGA
- a CDS encoding methyl-accepting chemotaxis protein, whose translation MKLRKKLILMFTIVSVMPFVCGMLFILMRTGRAMRSDAANFMTEYTNEISGEIGAFFGDKIGYISALSHLPDITGFEWAKAGPALNRLAKEDGDIAAFMLVRADGSYYRSDNPGNPAWGSRVTPNNNDPDSSPTLLTERDYFKELVSGPTARNKQVWLSEPVFSKATQKKQIIIGTNLFTNQSAPVGLLAILQEAGPLSEHLTSQASRLGDYFGTGSALFLVSDQGSVISMIAQTDAAAGYAEQVLTTNEVWTLDSIPAEIAETVQTLKSSNQETARFFWKEKKGFYHASIERVPRTNYSVIFTVPDRTLYASVYSIYASMITISVLTFLIVLVISTLLGGRIAKPLAHTAKTLEDIAEGSGDLTYRIALSGKDETTDVGHFFNKFINTLHGMISQVKNQAQTMETISEELETSAEIIKSDIEGISGNVADLNFETEEQSASVTETSSTIHQIAKNIESLTRQIESQSSGVTESSAAIQQMVSNINSISGNLDRAGGSFEDLLAASGDGRDSMQNVIELVKDVSEQSQNLLETNEVINSIASQTNLLAMNAAIEAAHAGEAGKGFSVVSDEIRKLAESSSEQSKVIEGELKKVVSRIETIVEASAKADDAFGTVADSIREANGLVQEIRMSMKEQSEGSQQVLEALQEIQEITMQIRDGSLEMNQGATMILKEMSRLEDISHKVQKSTQAIARSSDTIGATIEEIMNVTGKNAAVVRTLNEITGRFKL comes from the coding sequence ATGAAACTGCGAAAAAAGTTGATCCTCATGTTCACCATCGTTTCCGTAATGCCCTTCGTATGCGGAATGCTGTTCATCCTCATGAGGACAGGCCGCGCAATGCGGAGCGATGCGGCCAATTTTATGACCGAATACACTAATGAAATCTCCGGCGAGATCGGAGCCTTCTTCGGCGATAAAATCGGTTACATCTCGGCGCTCTCGCACCTTCCGGACATTACCGGATTCGAGTGGGCCAAAGCAGGTCCCGCCCTGAACCGGCTCGCGAAGGAGGACGGAGACATCGCGGCCTTCATGCTCGTCCGCGCGGACGGTTCGTACTACCGTTCCGACAATCCCGGAAATCCCGCATGGGGAAGCCGGGTAACTCCGAATAATAACGATCCCGATTCGAGCCCCACCCTTCTTACGGAACGAGATTACTTCAAAGAGCTTGTTTCCGGGCCGACCGCCCGCAACAAGCAGGTATGGCTGTCCGAACCCGTTTTCTCCAAGGCAACACAGAAAAAACAGATCATCATCGGCACCAACCTGTTCACCAATCAAAGCGCTCCCGTCGGACTCCTCGCGATACTGCAGGAGGCGGGCCCCCTCTCCGAACATCTCACCAGCCAGGCGTCCAGGCTCGGAGACTACTTCGGCACCGGGAGCGCCCTCTTCCTCGTCTCCGATCAAGGCTCCGTCATTTCGATGATCGCGCAGACAGACGCGGCTGCCGGATACGCGGAACAGGTTCTCACGACGAACGAGGTCTGGACGCTTGATTCCATCCCGGCAGAAATAGCCGAAACCGTCCAGACCCTTAAATCCTCGAATCAGGAAACAGCTCGCTTCTTCTGGAAAGAAAAAAAAGGCTTCTACCACGCCTCGATCGAGCGCGTTCCGCGAACGAATTACTCGGTAATTTTCACCGTCCCCGACAGAACCCTGTACGCCTCCGTGTACTCGATCTACGCATCCATGATCACCATATCGGTTCTCACCTTTCTTATAGTGCTCGTCATCTCTACCCTGCTCGGAGGCCGCATCGCCAAGCCCCTGGCGCATACAGCCAAAACCCTCGAGGACATTGCGGAGGGTTCGGGCGATCTCACCTACCGCATCGCGCTCAGCGGAAAAGACGAAACGACGGACGTCGGACACTTTTTCAACAAGTTCATCAACACCCTCCACGGAATGATCAGCCAGGTCAAAAACCAGGCGCAAACCATGGAAACCATTTCCGAAGAGCTTGAAACAAGCGCTGAAATCATCAAATCCGATATAGAAGGCATTTCCGGCAACGTCGCCGACCTCAACTTCGAAACGGAAGAACAAAGCGCGAGCGTCACCGAGACGTCGTCCACCATACATCAGATCGCGAAAAACATCGAAAGTTTGACCCGGCAGATCGAAAGCCAGAGCTCGGGAGTCACCGAATCCTCCGCCGCGATTCAGCAGATGGTTTCGAACATCAATTCGATCTCCGGCAACCTCGACCGCGCGGGAGGAAGCTTCGAAGACCTTCTTGCGGCCTCCGGAGACGGACGGGACTCGATGCAGAACGTCATCGAACTGGTGAAGGATGTTTCGGAACAGTCCCAGAATCTGTTGGAAACGAACGAAGTAATCAATTCCATCGCAAGCCAAACGAACCTTCTCGCGATGAACGCGGCCATAGAAGCGGCTCACGCGGGCGAAGCCGGCAAGGGATTCTCCGTCGTTTCGGACGAAATTCGCAAGCTTGCAGAAAGCTCGTCCGAACAGTCGAAAGTAATCGAAGGAGAGCTGAAAAAAGTCGTTTCGCGCATCGAAACCATAGTCGAAGCCTCAGCCAAGGCCGACGACGCGTTCGGAACGGTCGCAGACAGCATCCGCGAGGCGAACGGCCTGGTTCAGGAAATACGCATGTCGATGAAGGAGCAGAGCGAGGGAAGCCAGCAGGTTCTCGAAGCCCTGCAGGAAATCCAGGAGATCACCATGCAAATCCGCGACGGTTCCCTGGAAATGAATCAAGGCGCTACCATGATTCTCAAGGAAATGAGCCGGCTCGAGGACATATCGCACAAGGTTCAGAAAAGCACCCAGGCGATCGCCCGATCGAGCGACACCATCGGCGCTACCATCGAAGAAATCATGAATGTGACGGGAAAGAACGCGGCGGTCGTACGCACGCTGAACGAAATCACCGGAAGATTCAAACTGTAA
- a CDS encoding thioredoxin family protein — protein MKKITARAIGAILAAITLIGCGSAQKSWITDLDEAKAASQKGKKDLLVVFTGSDWNDPSKNLLTAVFTEDFFKKAGKNYVLCNIDIVQDESLMDQALVEKNYGIATTMGIQAMPTALLFTKDGDRYGSATTPEGIASPAEFIEWLGSFSENRDKILKLKANINKSKGAERAKNIDAFMDEVDPGQRQQYADLIREVLTLDASGEAGLRSEYRLQVAYLDAIALYQTGDMENAANCFVTAAGEGLLDPAQVQEAWYMGAYLSALSGKVENATILEWLDKAIAADPENPGVTQIRSAIEQIKNAPEGATALGN, from the coding sequence ATGAAAAAGATTACAGCCCGCGCCATCGGCGCAATTCTCGCGGCGATAACGCTCATCGGATGCGGAAGCGCGCAAAAGTCATGGATCACCGATCTCGATGAAGCGAAAGCCGCTTCGCAGAAGGGAAAAAAGGATCTCCTCGTGGTTTTCACCGGCTCCGACTGGAACGACCCGAGCAAAAACCTCCTGACGGCCGTGTTCACCGAAGACTTCTTCAAGAAGGCCGGCAAGAATTACGTATTGTGCAACATCGACATCGTTCAGGACGAATCCCTGATGGATCAGGCTCTGGTGGAAAAGAACTACGGAATCGCGACCACCATGGGAATCCAGGCTATGCCGACCGCCCTGCTGTTCACGAAGGACGGAGACCGCTACGGTTCCGCAACCACCCCGGAAGGAATCGCGAGCCCGGCTGAGTTCATCGAATGGCTCGGATCCTTTTCCGAAAACCGCGATAAAATCCTCAAGCTCAAAGCGAACATCAACAAATCCAAGGGCGCCGAACGCGCCAAGAACATCGACGCCTTCATGGACGAAGTCGATCCCGGCCAACGCCAGCAATACGCGGACCTCATCCGTGAAGTCCTGACCCTCGACGCGTCGGGAGAAGCCGGACTCAGAAGCGAATACCGCCTCCAGGTCGCCTACCTCGACGCGATCGCCCTGTATCAGACGGGAGACATGGAAAACGCGGCGAACTGCTTCGTAACCGCTGCCGGCGAAGGCCTCCTCGATCCCGCGCAGGTTCAGGAAGCGTGGTACATGGGCGCCTATCTTTCGGCTCTTTCGGGCAAGGTAGAAAACGCGACCATTCTGGAATGGCTCGACAAGGCAATCGCCGCCGATCCCGAAAACCCCGGCGTAACGCAGATCCGGTCGGCTATCGAGCAGATCAAAAACGCCCCCGAAGGCGCGACCGCCCTCGGCAACTAG